The Marinilabiliales bacterium region GGCCCCGGTCATTTCTCTCAGTTTTTTTACATCTGATGCACTAATGTTAGCCATGACTATTTAATATTTTTATGGATAATTATTCTTTTACTTCGCTTTCACTTTTCTCACCGGCTGTTTCTCCCGATGGTTTCTCACCGGCTGTTTTGGCTTCTGCCTCTGTCGAAGATCCTACTTTTCTATCGTCGGTTCTTCTCCTGGGACGTGCAGGTTTTGCTCCGCCTTCACTCTCGCCTTCACCCTCCTTTTTCCCTTCCGGGGAACCTTTCCTTGCGCGTGTGCGCCTGCCTTCAGGCCTCTCTCTCTTCTCGCCTTTCTTCTCTTTTACCGTCACATCTTTTTCCTTCTCCACTTTCCTCTCATCAAGCCCTTCCTGTATGGCTTTAGCAATAATGCTGATAATAATATCGATCGATTTTGAGGCATCATCGTTGCCGGGGATCGGGAAGTCAATTTCGCGGGGATCAGAATTGGTGTCAACAATGGCAAAGACAGGGATATTAAGCCTTTTGGCCTCACGCACTGCAATATATTCCTTCATCACGTCAACCACGAAGAGCGCGGCTGGCAGCCTGGTAAGGTCGGCAATACTTCCGAAGTTCTTCTCGAGCTTTGCCCTCTGCCTCATGACCTGCAGACGCTCCCTTTTTGCGAGGTTACTGAAGGTACCGTCCTGCTCCATCTTGTCAATTACAGCCATCTTCTTGACTGACTTCCTGATAGTCGGGAAGTTGGTAAGCATGCCGCCGGGCCAGCGCTCAGTAACATAAGGCATGTTAACCACCTTTATGCGTTCATCAACAATATCCTTGGCCTGTTTTTTGGTTGCAACAAACAGGATCTTGCGGCCTGACTTGGCAATCTGTTTAAGGGCCGAAGCAGCCTCTTCTATCTTTACAATTGTCTTGTGAAGGTCAATGATATGGATACCGTTGCGCTCCATGAAGATATAGGGAGACATGGCAGGGTTCCACTTTCTCTTGAGGTGGCCGAAATGCACTCCGGCATCCAGCAGCTCTTCAAAACTTGTTCTTGGCATTTAAAAGATTTTAGGTTCGTTTACTTTCTTATTTTGTCAACCTGCAGGTAGTTCCCCGAAAAGGAAATCCTGCCGGTTTAGATACTAAACTACAGTCAAAAGCCTATCGCTTGCTGAACTGGAATTTCTTCCTGGCTTTGGGCTGCCCCGGTTTTTTCCTTTCAACCTCGCGCGGATCGCGGGTAAGGAACCCTTCGGCTTTAAGTGCGGGCTTGTTCTCGGGATCAAGCTTGATCAGCGCCCTTGCAATGCCCAGGCGTAATGCTTCGGCCTGGCCCTTTACACCACCGCCGTCAAGATTAACCTTTATGTCAAATTTTCCTGTTGCCTGAAGTACCTGCAACGGCTGTTCAACTACATATTGAAGTTGCGGATTGGGGAAATACTCTTTCAGATCACGTTTGTTAATGGTTATGTTCCCTTTACCGTCGACAAGGATGACCCTTGCCACTGCGGCTTTCCTTCTGCCTATTGAATTGATGACTTCCATATATAAATATTACTTTATTGAATCGAAATTAACTGTTTTGGGCTTCTGCGCCTCGTGGGGGTGTTCGCTGCCAGCGTAAACATGAAGGTTACGGAACAGTTCCCGTCCCAGCCTGTTCTTAGGCAACATTCCCTTTACAGCCCTCTCAACTATTTTCTCGGGTGTTCTCTCCTTAACCCTTGATAAAGAGGTCTTGCGCTGTCCGCCCGGATATCCTGTATGGTGGATATAGTATTTCTGATCGCTCTTGTTTCCTGTAAGCTTAACCTTTTCGGCATTGATTACAATTACGTTGTCGCCGCAATCGACGTGGGGCGTGAAGTCCGGTTTGTGCTTTCCCCTCAGCATAAAGGCAACGACCGAGGCAAGGCGTCCCAGCACCTGCTCTTCGGCATCGAAGATTATCCACTCCTTATTGACTGTAGCCTTATTGGCCGATACTGTTTTGTAACTTAATGTATCCACTTTGATGGTAATATTTTGATTATTATCCTGATATTTCCTTTTCCGGTTCCGGTAAATGGTCTGCAAAAATACAATTATTTTTATTTATTCAATAATTTTATCAACAATTTTAGTAAAATTGCCACACCCTGATGCCGGCAGATAATAAAACCGTGGCCCGGCAGTTTTATATTTCTAGACCATGATAAGGAACCGCAACCTATTCCATTTTTATATATATATCGGGGGAATCATGCTGCTGGCGGCGAGCCTGCCCCTTTCGCCCCTCCTTGTCACCCTCTCGCAGATGATCCTTGCTGTCAACTGGCTTGCCGAGGGGAATCTCAGGAACAAAATTAAAAGAGTATGGCAGCACAAACCGCTCTTCATCTTCCTGCTTTTATTCGCGGTTCACCTGGTTTGGCTAATCAACACCACCGACTTTGCATATGCCTTCAGGGATATAATGGTCAAACTGCCGCTCCTGCTTCTTCCCATTGTCATGGGGACCAGCCGCACGCTGAGGGAAAACCAGCTTAAGGTAATTCTCCTGGTATTTACAGGAGCCGTGATCATAAGCTCTTTCTTCAGCATCTACCACCTCTCGGTTATAGCATGGAACCCGATGTCAGACGTAGGTGAAATCTCCGTATTCATCTCACACATAAGGCTATCCCTCCTGGTAAACATAGCCATATTCAGCCTCATATACCTGCTGATAACAAACACCTTCACCTGGCAGCGGCCGCTGCGCAATATCCTGTGGATATCACTGGCGTGGCTGATACTTTTCCTCTTCATATTGCAGTCCGTTACCGGGATAGTGATATTCATCATAACGGGTTTCCTGTTTATCCTCAGGTTCTCACCCTGGTTCGGCGAGCGTTACTGGTATATCAGGTACCCGCTGCTTTACGGACTCACGGCAGTCTTTGCAGCCATCCTTGTCTATTCGGCAGTCGTGGCAGTCTCCTTTTCCCGCGGCGAGATCAGTCCCGACAGGCTGAAGACGTACACCCCGTCGGGCAACACCTACATACATCACACCTGGAACCGGCAGATGGAGAACGGCAATTACATATGGATCAACATATGCGAACCGGAGCTGGAGCAGGAGTGGAACCGCCGGAGCAGTCTCGAATACAGGGAGACCGACCATTTGGGCAACGAGCTGCGCTACACCCTGATACGCTATCTTACATCTCTCGGGTACGACAAGGACGCTGCCGGTGTATCAAGGCTTACGGAGACCGATATACGCAACATTGAGAACGGGATGGCCAACCACATATACCAGAAGAACCGCTGGCTCTATCCAAGGATATACCAGATCATCTGGGAGATCGACAGCTACCGCAAGGGCGGTAACCCGGGCGGCCATTCGCTCGCCCAACGCATCGAATACTGGAAAACCGGGTTTGACATTGTCTCCGCTAATTTCTGGCTGGGCACCGGTACCGGAGATGTGGCCCTTGAATATGATCGCCATTACGCGGAGAGATCCACCCTGCTCGAGCCCGAATGGCTACCCAGGGCCCACAACCAGTTCCTGACCTTTTTAATCAGTTTCGGTATATTCGGCTTCCTGCTGGCCATCTTCAGCATGACGGCGCCCTTTTTCCTCGAAAAGCGGCATTCGCATATGCTGCCCTTCATCTTTCTCATAGTGGCACTGTTGTCGATGATAACCGAAGACACCCTGGAGGCGCGGGCCGGGGCCACCTTCTTTGCCTTTTTCTACGCCCTCTTTATATTTGCCATGGATAAAAGCTATCCTGACAATGGCGACGATGCTTATTGAAAAGGAATTCTTCACCCGCGATGTACTTGAGCTGGCGCCTGCCCTTCCGGGCAGGAAGCTTGTCCGCTCCATGCCAGATGGCACAAATGGGTCATACATAATAACCGAAACCGAGGCCTGCCGGATTTTCGTGAAATTTATAAAGCTAACTTTATAAATTTTGCTGAATCTGCAATCCCGAACGCAGGCATTGTCTGCGCCAGCCAGCCCCTACCGCGACTTAAGCTTTGTGATGAAAAACCTCTCATCGATCATGATGTGCAGTCCCCCGGAATGATCTAACAGCCGGGCCGGAGGGTCATAATAGACCTCGAACCGCAGCCCCATCTTAAGTCCCCGAACCAGCCTGCGGTTGTGAATGATCTTTGCGGTAAGCAGCTCCCGGTGGGGCTCTGCAATATCAGGGTCGACGCGGGACACGGACTGGAACACCGGCTCGCCGCGGGGTGCCACGAACCTGTTGCCCACCCAGTAACCAAGACCCCCTTCAACCCACCGGGTCCTCACATGAATGTTGGGATATACCCCCCATCCCCTGTCGTACGGGTAACGCAGACGGTTGGACTGGTCGGCAAAACCGGCAACGTATCCCCTGAAGCCCACCGATTCCACAACCGGGCCATCAACAAACCACTCAGCCACAATGCCCCCCGCGAAGTTTATCAGTGTCTGTATTGCCTCACCCGATACATCTATCTGTCCCCCCAGATGAGTTCCCAGAAGCTGAACAGGCAGCTCAAGCCTGAACCTCCCCTCCCTGTCGCCCGGAAAGATCCTCGAAGAGAACCCGGCCGTGAACTCCTCCTGGAAAGGGCTGCCGGTAAAGATGAACCTCTCCCAGTTGAGCCAGATGTCGGCCTCAACAAAATCCATGTCAATCAGTAACTGCAGTCCGCTCTCATTATGGTGGGTAAAGACACGTTCAAACTTGAACAGCGGCTCTATCATGCCGTGGTTGAGCGATCCGTACAACGAGCCGAACACCAGGTCAAACCCAGGTGCAAAGCTATGATGGACGGTAAATGTGGGTATGGCCTTATGAAACTCACCCATTCCGCTATACTTCAACAGGTGAACCCCCGCCCTCAACATGGTCGACGGACCCGGATAATACTCAAGCTGCGGCTGCATATAGAACCCTATGAGCGTGTACCCCGGCTGGTAAACATTGAAAAACTCCTTGTTATTCAGGAATGCCGAGCCGCCGAAGCGCAGGAACAGACTGCTGCTGTCGGCCGGATCAATTGTCCTGTCAGAATAGTAGATGTCGTTGCCATACTGGCCCGCACCGTTAACGGCAAGCCCCATGGCAAGCATAATTATCAGAAAACTCCTCCTGTACATCGATATCATGATTTACATCCTGTTGAAGTCCGCGTCCCCTGCCGGAGTTCCCCCACCCCGGTATCCGCACCACCTTAATTCCAGCGGCAATGACCCACGTAACCGGTAAACCGCACAACTCAGCGGCCAGTCCCGTCAACCAAACAACACAGCGGCCAGCCCCGGTAACCGTACATCGGTAACCCCGCCGGCTAAACCCTCAACCCCGAACAAGGTTTCAATATTAGCCAAAAAATTTCGTTCTTTACACCTGCAACCAAAAAAACAGCCCCCTCCCGGCATCACGATGCAGAACCTTAAAAAAGCAGAACTTTACGGCTCATGGCTGGCATTCGCAGCAGCAGCCACTGTATATATCCTCACCGTCGAACCCACTGCGGGGTTCTGGGACTGCGGCGAATTCATCACGGCAGCATACAAGCTGCAGGTGGGACATCCTCCCGGCGCCCCTCTATACATGCTCCTTGGCCGCATCTTCAGCCTCTTTGCAGGAAGTCCCGAAAAGGTGGCCCTCACCATCAACATAATGTCGGCACTGGCAAGCGCCTTCACCATCATGTTCCTGTTCCTCACCATCACCCACCTGGCAAGGAAGATAGCCATACCCGCCAACAACTGCACAACAACTGACATCATAACGGTCATCGGAGCCGGCTTTACCGGCGCCCTGGCCTACACCTTTACCGACAGTTTCTGGTTCTCGGCAGTCGAGGCCGAGGTTTACGCACTCTCCTCACTCTTCACGGCCGTGGTCTTCTGGGCCATCCTCAAATGGGAGGACTCAGCCGGGCAACCCGGCTCCGGCCGCTGGCTTATCCTGATCGCCTACCTCATGGGGCTCTCGACCGGCGTGCACCTGCTCAACCTGCTGGCCATACCTGCCATAGTATTCATATATTATTTCAAAAACTATCCCGCCACTGTCACGGGATTCCTGAAGGCATCGGCCATATCCGTACTTTTGCTCGCGGCGGTCATGTACGGCGTCATCCAGGGGTTTGTGGTGGCGGCATCTTACTTCGAGCTTTTTTTCGTCAACACTGTCGGACTGCCTTTCAAGAGCGGGGTTATCATATACCTGCTCATGATCATCACCGCCCTTATTGCCGCCCTCATACATACCCGCAGGCGCAACAAGCCCGTTCTGCACACCATCTTCCTCGGCATAACCGTAATGCTCATCGGCTACTCCTCATACACCACCATAGTGATACGCTCCCATGCCGGCACACCGATGGACCAGAACAGTCCCGACAACATGTTCTCCCTCCTCTCTTACCTTAACAGGGAACAGTACGGCGACAGGCCCCTGCTTTACGGTCCGTTCTACAACGCCCCGATTACCGGCGAATATCAGAAGCGTCCGGCCTACATCCAGAAAGAGGGCCGGTACATGCCTGTAAGCCGCCACCCCGGTTACCGCTTCGACAACCGTTTCAAGACACCCTTCCCACGCATGTACAGCCACGACCCCAACCATATCGAAGCCTACAGGGAATGGGGAAGGATAGAAGGCAGGGAGGTGGAGTTCACGCGCGAAAACGGCAGGGCCGAAACCATCATCCGGCCAACCTTTGCAGAGAACCTTCGCTTCTTTGCAACCTACCAGCTCGGACATATGTACTTCCGCTACTTTATGTGGAATTTCGCAGGACGGCAGAACGACATACAGGGCCACGGCCGCCTGCTTGAGGGCAACTGGATGTCGGGCATCCATTTTATCGACCACCAGAGGCTGGGCCCGCAGTACACCATGCCCGACCACCTTGAGAAGAACCGCGCCAGGAACCGGTACTACCTGCTGCCCCTGATGCTGGGCATAATCGGACTTCTCTACCACATTCAAAAAAACAAAAAGGATGCCTGGGTGGTGTTCCTTCTCTTCTTCTTTACAGGCATCGCCATAGTGATCTACCTCAACCAGACACCCTACCAGCCCAGGGAGAGGGACTACGCCTACGTGGGCAGCTTTTACGCCTTCGCCATATGGATAGGCATCGGGGTGCTTGCCGTTTACGAAAACCTCCGGCACTACGTCCGCGGCATGAAAGGCGCACTGCTCGCCACCCTCGTACCGCTGATCTTCATTCCCGGCACCATGGCCGTTCAGAACTGGAACGACCATGACCGTTCGGGCCGCTACACGGCCCGTGACATGGCCGTCAATTACCTCAACAGCTGCGCCCCCAACGCCATACTTTTCACCTACGGCGACAACGACACCTTCCCCCTGTGGTACGCGCAGGAGGTTGAAGGCATTCGCACCGACGTCAGGGTTGTCAACCTCAGCTACCTGGCGACGGACTGGTACATAGACCAGATGAAAAAGCAGGTGTATGAATCAGCACCCCTGCCGGTATCGATGGAACGCAGCAAATACATACAGGGAACCCGCGAGCTCATCTACCTGTTCGACCAGGTGCCGGTGCCGCTCAACCTCCACGAGGCCCTTGATTTTTTACTGAGCGACGACAGGATCAACAAGCTGCAGGTTTCAGAAACCGAATTCGTAAATTACCTCCCGTCCAAAACCCTCACCCTGCCCGTCGACACCCTGCAGGTTTTAACCACCGGCACCGTTGAGCCCAACCGCGCCCACCTTATCGATCCGGAGATGGAGTGGTACATCAGCCGCAACTACCTTGGCAAATCAGACCTCGCCCTGCTCGACATCATTGCAACCAACAACTGGGAACGCCCCCTATACTTTGCCGTTACCGTGCCCGGCAGCGAGCTGCTCGGCCTCCATAATTACCTTCAGCTCGAAGGCATGGCCTACAGGCTGGTGCCCATCCTCAAGCAGGAGATGAGCCGCTTCACCGGCCATGTCAACACCGCCGCCATGTACAGTAACGTAACCGGAAAGTTCAGGTGGGGCAACATCTACGACCCCGCCGTTTACCTTGACGAGACGCACCGCCGCATGGGCTCCAACCTGCGCAATATCCTCGCCCGCCTCGCCGGCAGCCTTGTCGAAGAGGGCAGGCACGATTCGGCCGCCGTCATCCTCGACCTTGCCGTCGACAAGCTGCCACACGAGACCATCCCGTACAACTACTTCATAATTCCAATCATAGAGAAT contains the following coding sequences:
- the rpsB gene encoding 30S ribosomal protein S2 codes for the protein MPRTSFEELLDAGVHFGHLKRKWNPAMSPYIFMERNGIHIIDLHKTIVKIEEAASALKQIAKSGRKILFVATKKQAKDIVDERIKVVNMPYVTERWPGGMLTNFPTIRKSVKKMAVIDKMEQDGTFSNLAKRERLQVMRQRAKLEKNFGSIADLTRLPAALFVVDVMKEYIAVREAKRLNIPVFAIVDTNSDPREIDFPIPGNDDASKSIDIIISIIAKAIQEGLDERKVEKEKDVTVKEKKGEKRERPEGRRTRARKGSPEGKKEGEGESEGGAKPARPRRRTDDRKVGSSTEAEAKTAGEKPSGETAGEKSESEVKE
- a CDS encoding 50S ribosomal protein L13, encoding MDTLSYKTVSANKATVNKEWIIFDAEEQVLGRLASVVAFMLRGKHKPDFTPHVDCGDNVIVINAEKVKLTGNKSDQKYYIHHTGYPGGQRKTSLSRVKERTPEKIVERAVKGMLPKNRLGRELFRNLHVYAGSEHPHEAQKPKTVNFDSIK
- a CDS encoding DUF2723 domain-containing protein, with amino-acid sequence MQNLKKAELYGSWLAFAAAATVYILTVEPTAGFWDCGEFITAAYKLQVGHPPGAPLYMLLGRIFSLFAGSPEKVALTINIMSALASAFTIMFLFLTITHLARKIAIPANNCTTTDIITVIGAGFTGALAYTFTDSFWFSAVEAEVYALSSLFTAVVFWAILKWEDSAGQPGSGRWLILIAYLMGLSTGVHLLNLLAIPAIVFIYYFKNYPATVTGFLKASAISVLLLAAVMYGVIQGFVVAASYFELFFVNTVGLPFKSGVIIYLLMIITALIAALIHTRRRNKPVLHTIFLGITVMLIGYSSYTTIVIRSHAGTPMDQNSPDNMFSLLSYLNREQYGDRPLLYGPFYNAPITGEYQKRPAYIQKEGRYMPVSRHPGYRFDNRFKTPFPRMYSHDPNHIEAYREWGRIEGREVEFTRENGRAETIIRPTFAENLRFFATYQLGHMYFRYFMWNFAGRQNDIQGHGRLLEGNWMSGIHFIDHQRLGPQYTMPDHLEKNRARNRYYLLPLMLGIIGLLYHIQKNKKDAWVVFLLFFFTGIAIVIYLNQTPYQPRERDYAYVGSFYAFAIWIGIGVLAVYENLRHYVRGMKGALLATLVPLIFIPGTMAVQNWNDHDRSGRYTARDMAVNYLNSCAPNAILFTYGDNDTFPLWYAQEVEGIRTDVRVVNLSYLATDWYIDQMKKQVYESAPLPVSMERSKYIQGTRELIYLFDQVPVPLNLHEALDFLLSDDRINKLQVSETEFVNYLPSKTLTLPVDTLQVLTTGTVEPNRAHLIDPEMEWYISRNYLGKSDLALLDIIATNNWERPLYFAVTVPGSELLGLHNYLQLEGMAYRLVPILKQEMSRFTGHVNTAAMYSNVTGKFRWGNIYDPAVYLDETHRRMGSNLRNILARLAGSLVEEGRHDSAAVILDLAVDKLPHETIPYNYFIIPIIENYYLIGEGHKASALAHRKADLLRKELNYYFSMERRFRPYIEHELNGAMALFNELLTTVAGHDRELEHQLNNQFSSYYQMLMER
- a CDS encoding 30S ribosomal protein S9, which produces MEVINSIGRRKAAVARVILVDGKGNITINKRDLKEYFPNPQLQYVVEQPLQVLQATGKFDIKVNLDGGGVKGQAEALRLGIARALIKLDPENKPALKAEGFLTRDPREVERKKPGQPKARKKFQFSKR